In one window of Poriferisphaera corsica DNA:
- the nrdR gene encoding transcriptional regulator NrdR, which yields MRCPYCHDNDDKVIDSRESEGGKVVRRRRECKRCGKRFSSRERIEETTRLTVIKKDMSRVPFERSKLLTGLQRACYKRPVPTEVLTKTVEEMEEQLLNRGEREVESLEIGKILAEKLKRIDGVAYLRFASVYMQFKDLDDLIAEAEDIKQMRPGDEDESEGTLLF from the coding sequence ATGAGGTGCCCGTATTGCCATGATAATGATGATAAGGTGATTGACTCGCGCGAGAGCGAGGGCGGTAAGGTTGTGCGCCGGCGACGGGAGTGCAAGCGGTGTGGTAAGCGGTTTAGTAGTCGTGAGCGGATTGAAGAGACGACACGGCTGACGGTGATCAAGAAGGATATGAGCCGGGTGCCGTTTGAGCGGAGCAAGTTGCTGACGGGTTTGCAGAGGGCGTGTTATAAGCGGCCCGTGCCGACGGAGGTTTTGACGAAGACGGTTGAGGAGATGGAAGAGCAGCTACTGAATCGTGGTGAGCGTGAGGTAGAGAGTTTAGAGATCGGGAAGATTTTGGCTGAGAAGCTGAAGCGGATTGATGGGGTTGCGTACTTGCGGTTTGCGAGTGTGTATATGCAGTTTAAGGATTTGGATGATCTGATTGCTGAGGCAGAGGACATAAAGCAGATGCGGCCGGGGGACGAGGATGAGAGTGAAGGGACGTTGCTGTTTTAG
- a CDS encoding SRPBCC family protein, translated as MTTINHTHSLEIKRTFNATSQQIYQAWMDPKIRQQWFAPNHEKMTCTACKIDPKVGGQFDLTMHDDETGEDHIAVGEFIELIDNQKIVFTWSWKNKPNLAKNTHITIQLTPSDGGKKTHMTFTHVGLPDEATRDDHMKGWQGCFKSLELLLDQ; from the coding sequence ATGACAACAATAAACCATACACATTCACTTGAAATCAAACGTACCTTCAACGCAACCTCGCAACAAATTTATCAAGCTTGGATGGATCCCAAAATCCGCCAACAATGGTTCGCACCCAATCACGAAAAGATGACCTGTACTGCTTGCAAAATCGATCCAAAAGTTGGCGGCCAATTTGATCTGACCATGCACGACGACGAGACAGGCGAAGACCATATCGCTGTCGGCGAATTTATTGAACTTATCGATAATCAGAAAATCGTCTTTACATGGTCATGGAAAAACAAACCCAATCTTGCGAAGAACACGCATATCACCATCCAACTAACACCTTCTGATGGCGGCAAAAAAACTCACATGACCTTCACACATGTCGGCTTACCCGACGAAGCCACACGCGACGATCATATGAAGGGTTGGCAAGGTTGTTTTAAATCGCTCGAACTATTACTCGACCAATAA
- a CDS encoding CBS domain-containing protein yields the protein MATVGHILADKGGEVMKVSSQTTVMEASVKMNDKAIGALVVEEGDKVVGIFTERDVLRRVVVKGVKAEDVSVGDVMTGEVICCKPDMDLEEARGICMKRRVRHLPVIDDEGRLHGLISIGDLNAWDLTGHKRTIHYLHEYLYGT from the coding sequence ATGGCTACTGTTGGGCACATTCTAGCGGACAAGGGTGGTGAGGTGATGAAGGTAAGTTCACAGACGACTGTGATGGAAGCGTCAGTGAAGATGAATGACAAAGCGATTGGGGCGCTTGTTGTTGAAGAGGGTGATAAGGTTGTGGGTATCTTTACGGAACGTGATGTGCTGCGTCGCGTTGTGGTGAAGGGTGTTAAGGCTGAGGATGTGAGTGTGGGGGATGTGATGACGGGTGAGGTGATTTGCTGCAAGCCTGATATGGATTTGGAAGAGGCGCGTGGGATCTGTATGAAGCGGCGTGTGCGTCACTTGCCTGTGATTGATGATGAAGGTCGGCTGCATGGGTTGATTTCGATTGGTGACCTGAATGCGTGGGATTTAACAGGTCATAAACGAACAATACATTATTTGCATGAATATTTGTATGGAACGTGA
- the lpdA gene encoding dihydrolipoyl dehydrogenase yields the protein MAETKSYDLIVIGGGPGGYTGAIRAAQLGKKVAIVERDKLGGTCLNWGCIPTKALLAGAELYHKLTHEREEFGISAENISFDWSKVIARSRKVAGNLNAGVGFLMKKNKIDHYDGHALISKAAAGSPKTVEVYDLNDAEPTGEVGTNGVEKFKFGGEAKVVLNAPKVMVATGASPRPMPGSAFDGDKIISSKEAMLLEERPEKLLIVGSGAIGMEFAYVYNAYGTEVTIVEMLDRLVPIEDTDVSKAMLKAYKKLGIKVMTKNIVKSVEKTDKGIKALISAVDDESKTQELEADKVLVAIGVQGRFDGLFDESITIEIDRGHIKTATDYKLAGATYETNVPGIYAIGDVIGPPWLAHVAGEEAVLAVERMYGHDAPDVNYNAIPGCTYCSPQIASVGFTEQYCKENDIAYTTAKFPFQVSGKAQALNETQGFIKLIVGEEHQEVLGAHMVGEGVTEMIAEMGLAITLEATAEEIVATMHAHPTLSEAVHESALGINNRMINF from the coding sequence ATGGCTGAAACCAAATCATACGATCTGATTGTTATTGGGGGCGGGCCTGGTGGTTATACCGGAGCGATTCGTGCGGCTCAGTTGGGCAAGAAAGTGGCGATCGTGGAGCGGGACAAACTGGGCGGGACATGCTTGAACTGGGGTTGTATCCCGACAAAGGCATTGCTAGCTGGTGCCGAGTTGTATCACAAGCTAACCCATGAGCGGGAAGAATTCGGGATCTCGGCTGAGAACATTTCGTTTGACTGGTCGAAGGTGATTGCTCGGTCACGTAAGGTGGCGGGCAATCTGAATGCGGGTGTTGGGTTCTTGATGAAGAAGAACAAGATCGATCATTATGATGGTCATGCGCTGATCTCGAAGGCAGCTGCTGGCAGCCCGAAGACGGTTGAAGTTTATGATTTGAATGATGCGGAGCCGACGGGTGAGGTTGGTACGAACGGGGTTGAGAAGTTTAAGTTTGGCGGCGAGGCAAAGGTTGTCTTAAATGCACCGAAGGTGATGGTGGCGACGGGTGCAAGCCCGCGGCCTATGCCGGGTAGTGCGTTTGATGGGGACAAGATTATTTCTTCGAAAGAAGCAATGCTGCTTGAAGAACGTCCTGAGAAACTGCTGATTGTGGGTTCGGGAGCGATCGGGATGGAGTTTGCGTATGTCTACAATGCATATGGGACCGAGGTGACGATCGTTGAGATGCTGGATCGGTTGGTGCCGATTGAGGATACGGATGTGTCGAAGGCGATGCTGAAGGCTTATAAGAAGCTGGGCATCAAGGTGATGACGAAAAATATTGTGAAGTCTGTTGAGAAGACAGACAAAGGGATCAAAGCGCTGATTAGTGCGGTTGATGATGAGAGCAAGACGCAGGAGCTAGAGGCGGATAAGGTTCTGGTTGCGATCGGCGTTCAGGGACGGTTTGATGGGCTGTTTGATGAGTCGATCACGATCGAGATTGATCGTGGGCACATCAAGACGGCTACGGATTACAAGTTGGCGGGCGCGACGTATGAGACGAATGTGCCTGGGATTTATGCGATTGGTGATGTGATTGGGCCTCCGTGGTTGGCACACGTCGCTGGTGAGGAAGCGGTGTTGGCGGTTGAGCGGATGTATGGGCATGACGCGCCGGACGTGAATTACAATGCGATTCCGGGTTGCACGTATTGTTCGCCGCAGATTGCATCGGTTGGTTTTACGGAGCAGTACTGTAAGGAAAATGACATTGCGTACACGACTGCGAAGTTCCCGTTCCAGGTATCGGGTAAGGCGCAGGCGCTTAATGAGACGCAGGGCTTTATCAAGTTGATTGTGGGTGAAGAGCATCAGGAAGTGCTGGGCGCTCATATGGTGGGTGAGGGCGTGACGGAGATGATTGCGGAGATGGGTTTGGCGATCACGCTTGAAGCGACGGCTGAAGAAATTGTCGCGACGATGCATGCTCACCCGACACTGAGCGAAGCGGTGCATGAATCGGCGCTTGGCATTAACAACCGCATGATCAATTTTTAA
- a CDS encoding peroxiredoxin family protein — protein MSMKYLGWIMLIVLVAFAGCARQAPGFSAPMLRAGEVDREGRLVNDDEFVLSENRGKYVLVFFWMADSHLCRVQAGWVQRAWERFGGRDDFTVIGLSLDDNPSETIRFTEAAGMSFPQAYLGKWEFDQVRPAYGTRGVPAVFLVNPEGKIVGVNLRDGEILDVVTEQLKVGKK, from the coding sequence ATGAGTATGAAATATCTTGGCTGGATAATGTTGATTGTGTTGGTGGCGTTTGCGGGCTGTGCGCGGCAAGCGCCGGGGTTTAGCGCGCCAATGCTCAGGGCAGGGGAGGTGGATCGGGAGGGACGGTTGGTGAACGATGATGAATTTGTGCTGTCTGAAAACAGAGGGAAGTATGTGTTGGTATTTTTCTGGATGGCGGATTCGCATTTATGCCGCGTTCAGGCGGGATGGGTGCAACGGGCGTGGGAACGGTTTGGGGGACGTGATGATTTTACAGTGATCGGGTTGTCGCTGGATGATAATCCGAGTGAGACGATTAGATTTACAGAGGCTGCGGGGATGAGCTTTCCGCAAGCGTATTTAGGGAAATGGGAGTTTGATCAGGTGAGGCCGGCGTATGGGACTCGGGGCGTGCCGGCGGTATTTTTGGTGAACCCTGAGGGGAAGATTGTGGGGGTGAATCTTCGTGATGGTGAGATATTAGATGTGGTGACAGAGCAGTTGAAGGTTGGGAAAAAATAA
- a CDS encoding TIGR00282 family metallophosphoesterase has product MRIIILGDIVGTPGRQAVTQAIPILREQYTPDLLIANAENASNGTGLTPDLYKKLVRAGIDAFTLGDHVYKKNHIIPILQSESNIIRPANLSHKALGNRFMRLTPGDPSQNLPAIYVFTVLGRIFMSLPASDPFECCDNLIADIKKHDPTAIIITEVHAEASSEKVALGWYLNGRVSCVFGTHTHIPTADARILPPTLSDGSISDRPSPSGGTAYITDLGMCGPTGSVLGRRVDRVLTHMTTNMPAPFDVATISPVTAGILLDINPKTGLATSIQRIELPADTNSPPFTAH; this is encoded by the coding sequence ATGCGAATCATAATCCTCGGTGACATCGTCGGAACCCCTGGCCGCCAGGCCGTCACGCAAGCCATACCCATACTCCGCGAGCAATACACCCCCGACCTCCTCATCGCCAACGCCGAAAACGCTTCCAACGGCACAGGCCTCACACCCGACCTCTACAAAAAACTCGTCCGTGCAGGCATCGACGCCTTCACCCTCGGCGACCACGTCTACAAAAAAAACCACATCATCCCCATCCTCCAAAGCGAATCCAACATCATTCGCCCCGCAAACCTCTCCCACAAAGCCCTCGGCAACCGCTTTATGCGATTAACTCCCGGTGATCCTTCTCAAAATCTTCCAGCGATCTACGTCTTCACCGTCCTCGGCCGCATCTTCATGTCACTCCCCGCCTCCGATCCATTCGAGTGCTGTGACAACCTCATCGCCGACATCAAAAAGCACGACCCCACCGCAATTATCATCACTGAAGTCCACGCCGAAGCCTCTTCCGAAAAAGTCGCCCTTGGCTGGTATCTCAACGGGCGCGTCTCCTGCGTCTTCGGCACACACACCCATATCCCCACAGCCGACGCTCGCATCCTCCCCCCAACACTCTCCGACGGCTCCATCTCAGATCGACCCTCACCATCAGGCGGCACCGCCTACATCACCGACCTCGGCATGTGCGGCCCCACCGGCTCCGTACTCGGCCGCCGCGTCGACCGTGTCCTCACCCACATGACCACCAACATGCCCGCCCCATTCGACGTCGCAACCATCTCCCCCGTCACCGCCGGCATCCTACTCGACATCAACCCAAAAACCGGCCTCGCCACCTCTATCCAGCGCATAGAGCTTCCTGCTGACACCAATTCCCCCCCATTCACCGCTCATTAA
- a CDS encoding redoxin domain-containing protein: protein MRTVIATIGLILMAMVGLGCKGQLIDFGLDQTPPEEKIVVNTMAEWRVAPQRTGNVYTTAHAVENRVDKVVFRVNQTGSRVAWELPLGQVIDINQYPILTLKYRSSSPGFYDVWSLYGNNVGSTDYKKGFYIFNAMDLIADGEVHTLSRDLRELHDDGFIDMLVVGYRNNSVSPADLEIFELSLSPATVEQGASFPIPAYVADDMVEVKIVDSQGMPIEGARVTVDVALANFAQYAYTGKDGIAKVAAYSLGMREKAKHTLQIQKGEYVDAFVKDVRTIEVGDDGLQTVMLVRSGNLSFDVMDKATGEELSDVSVHVEVLYEDDVPKLPYELKQDWFYMTVVPEQDHHEIAFPVPSEFVKEARVYLYDDRYNTVPHNGRDVYHNKVEGGYKPYAVLSEAELHPGMVVVDGKTTNGGHVTVELDGGSCIEGVVTDWEGNPVEGARVSLYNGFCPWYPRTVTDQDGYYRLYGLDKSEPDYRVINISHDDFAPTYVDLREMKVEEITAEKYDVALGKAHTVRGIVLDDEGMPMVGAKVELDNWSKIEPTKDNQKHHICGTSIGVLNFKTKTDENGGFEFNNVSEDEYFRFGVHHSDYQSIAPILKAQDEAYVLTLYSDLKITGEVIEKGTGKAITDYKVGKGIGWEGHDRMHWQFRDRGIKKDGHEFKVVYRDTYPKMGIKIEAPGYKPGQSRIVKDGEHGVHVVIELEKGDMFSGKVVDWHGEAVKDVSVIRVDKGTQAHLGKPSFNHDKMSVKTDEAGRFAFTDTGEDFAVFATSNAGYAIAKMDEVKAGQGKEIRLNPWAEAKVKVLMDGKPLIGHLVSFDMNANYTDHDQRSYTSIRNGVLETTDEQGYVEFKALPTGKGKIRCFAKQDEGDNSLNMMFEMQVELKAGMNEFDFAYSGSRAIGRITHPDLDELPEAWQNGPMNHVIIRSKVNEEGLQPPLPKGWEDMEQDERTKWWEAFQKSDAHKAWEAKRKAAYQDVVSRQVKLEKDGRFEVYGLPADAYILQVSIYEQKEGNRYEQAASLHAQFEIKEDGGDRIDLGEFEVQVMQHVELMQKAPEFEVADLRDPEKVIRLEDYRGKWLLLDFWATWCGPCVAETPNVKAAYEALKDEGVGFEVLALSLDAKREQPLKYVEKHELPYAQGFLGDWNKDTVTKKYSVQGIPAMFLIDPEGRIVAKDLRGPEMVDVIREKMKADEK, encoded by the coding sequence ATGAGAACAGTAATCGCAACGATCGGGCTGATATTGATGGCGATGGTGGGGTTGGGCTGCAAGGGGCAGTTGATTGATTTTGGGTTGGATCAGACGCCGCCGGAGGAGAAGATCGTGGTGAACACGATGGCGGAGTGGCGTGTTGCACCGCAGCGGACGGGGAATGTGTATACGACGGCGCATGCGGTTGAGAATCGGGTGGATAAGGTTGTGTTCCGTGTGAATCAGACGGGTTCGCGTGTTGCGTGGGAACTGCCGCTGGGTCAGGTGATCGATATCAATCAGTATCCGATTTTGACGTTGAAGTACCGGTCGAGTTCGCCGGGGTTTTATGATGTGTGGTCGCTGTATGGGAATAATGTTGGGTCGACGGACTATAAGAAGGGTTTTTATATTTTCAATGCGATGGATCTGATTGCGGATGGCGAGGTGCATACATTGTCGCGCGACCTGCGTGAGCTTCATGATGATGGGTTTATTGACATGTTGGTGGTGGGGTACAGGAACAACTCGGTATCGCCGGCGGATTTGGAGATTTTTGAGTTGTCGCTGAGTCCTGCGACGGTGGAGCAGGGCGCATCGTTCCCGATTCCAGCGTATGTTGCGGATGATATGGTTGAGGTGAAGATTGTTGATTCGCAAGGGATGCCAATTGAGGGTGCGCGGGTGACGGTGGATGTGGCGCTGGCGAATTTTGCGCAGTATGCGTATACGGGAAAGGATGGTATCGCGAAGGTGGCGGCGTACTCATTGGGTATGCGTGAGAAGGCAAAACACACATTGCAGATTCAGAAGGGAGAGTATGTTGATGCGTTTGTGAAAGATGTGAGGACGATCGAGGTTGGTGATGATGGGTTGCAGACGGTGATGCTGGTGAGGAGCGGGAATCTGTCGTTCGATGTGATGGACAAGGCAACGGGTGAGGAGCTGAGCGATGTGTCGGTGCATGTTGAGGTTTTGTATGAGGATGATGTGCCGAAGCTGCCTTATGAGTTGAAACAGGACTGGTTTTACATGACGGTTGTGCCTGAACAGGATCATCATGAGATTGCGTTCCCTGTGCCGAGTGAGTTTGTGAAGGAAGCTCGGGTGTACTTGTATGATGACAGATACAACACGGTGCCGCATAACGGTCGTGATGTGTATCACAATAAAGTTGAAGGCGGGTATAAGCCGTATGCTGTGCTGAGTGAAGCGGAATTGCATCCGGGGATGGTTGTTGTGGATGGCAAGACCACGAATGGCGGACATGTGACAGTTGAGCTGGATGGTGGATCGTGTATTGAAGGCGTGGTGACGGACTGGGAGGGGAATCCGGTTGAGGGTGCACGGGTGAGTTTGTACAACGGTTTTTGCCCGTGGTATCCGAGGACGGTGACGGATCAGGATGGTTATTATCGTTTATATGGTTTGGATAAGAGTGAGCCAGATTATCGCGTGATCAATATTTCGCATGATGATTTTGCACCGACGTATGTTGATTTGCGTGAGATGAAGGTGGAGGAGATTACTGCTGAAAAATATGATGTAGCGTTGGGTAAGGCGCATACGGTGCGGGGGATTGTCTTGGATGACGAGGGGATGCCGATGGTTGGCGCGAAGGTGGAGCTAGATAACTGGTCGAAGATTGAGCCTACGAAAGATAACCAAAAGCATCATATTTGCGGGACGTCGATTGGGGTTTTGAACTTCAAGACGAAGACGGATGAGAACGGTGGGTTTGAATTTAATAATGTTTCGGAGGATGAATATTTCAGGTTTGGTGTGCATCATTCGGATTATCAATCGATTGCACCGATTTTGAAGGCGCAGGATGAGGCGTATGTGCTGACGCTTTATTCAGATCTGAAGATTACTGGTGAGGTGATTGAGAAGGGAACGGGGAAAGCGATTACAGATTACAAAGTTGGCAAAGGGATCGGCTGGGAAGGCCATGACCGGATGCACTGGCAGTTCCGTGATCGTGGGATTAAGAAGGATGGGCATGAGTTTAAGGTTGTTTACAGGGATACGTATCCGAAAATGGGGATCAAGATAGAAGCGCCGGGATACAAGCCGGGTCAATCACGGATCGTGAAGGATGGGGAACATGGCGTGCATGTGGTCATTGAATTGGAGAAGGGTGATATGTTCAGTGGCAAAGTAGTGGATTGGCATGGCGAAGCGGTGAAGGATGTGTCAGTGATTCGTGTTGATAAGGGAACGCAGGCGCATTTGGGTAAACCGAGCTTTAATCATGACAAGATGAGCGTGAAGACGGACGAGGCTGGGCGATTTGCGTTCACGGATACGGGTGAGGATTTTGCGGTGTTTGCAACGAGTAATGCGGGGTATGCGATCGCAAAGATGGATGAGGTGAAAGCTGGGCAGGGTAAAGAGATTCGTTTGAATCCGTGGGCTGAAGCGAAGGTGAAGGTGTTGATGGATGGGAAGCCGCTGATTGGGCATTTGGTTTCATTTGATATGAATGCGAACTATACGGATCACGATCAAAGATCGTATACGTCGATACGTAATGGGGTATTGGAAACAACAGATGAACAGGGTTACGTTGAATTTAAAGCGTTGCCTACGGGGAAGGGAAAGATTCGATGCTTTGCGAAGCAAGATGAGGGTGACAATTCGCTGAACATGATGTTTGAGATGCAAGTGGAATTGAAGGCGGGGATGAATGAGTTTGATTTTGCTTATTCGGGTAGCAGAGCGATTGGTCGGATCACGCATCCGGATTTGGATGAGTTGCCGGAGGCGTGGCAAAATGGGCCGATGAATCATGTGATAATCCGCTCCAAGGTGAATGAGGAAGGGCTGCAGCCGCCGCTGCCTAAGGGTTGGGAAGATATGGAGCAGGATGAGCGGACGAAATGGTGGGAAGCATTCCAGAAATCGGATGCTCATAAGGCATGGGAAGCGAAGCGGAAAGCTGCATATCAGGATGTGGTGAGCAGGCAGGTGAAGCTGGAAAAGGATGGGCGCTTTGAGGTGTACGGTTTACCTGCGGATGCATACATCCTACAGGTCAGTATTTATGAGCAAAAAGAGGGTAATCGGTACGAGCAGGCGGCGTCGTTGCATGCTCAGTTTGAAATCAAGGAAGATGGTGGAGATCGGATTGATCTTGGTGAATTTGAAGTGCAAGTCATGCAGCATGTTGAGTTAATGCAGAAAGCACCTGAATTTGAGGTAGCGGATCTGCGTGATCCAGAGAAAGTGATCCGACTTGAGGATTACAGGGGGAAATGGCTGTTGTTGGATTTCTGGGCGACGTGGTGCGGACCTTGCGTGGCGGAGACGCCGAATGTGAAGGCGGCTTACGAAGCGCTGAAGGATGAAGGGGTTGGGTTTGAGGTGCTGGCGTTGTCGCTGGATGCGAAACGTGAGCAGCCGCTGAAGTATGTTGAGAAACATGAGTTGCCATACGCTCAAGGGTTCCTGGGGGATTGGAATAAGGACACGGTCACGAAGAAATACAGCGTGCAGGGTATACCGGCGATGTTTTTGATTGATCCTGAAGGACGGATTGTTGCGAAGGACTTGCGCGGGCCTGAAATGGTGGATGTCATCCGAGAAAAAATGAAAGCGGATGAAAAATGA
- a CDS encoding matrixin family metalloprotease, which yields MNIATLSKRCCYLAAFSVVTGGLSMGADHIAFDGLAPWTKTMTDGNVSTIGTPITLTWSIVPDNTTTDVDQGNLSYSSQLISTLDDVYKVSYVDKLKPISERSWFSLFSNAFDRWGQVSGLSFEYLNYDDGARHGGWESGGQFKTNDGKLGVRADMRIAGARIDGPYNTLAYNYYPEYGGDMLIDLDDTDWEDDAYFENVIIHEMGHGFGLPHLLSESSNMLMEPYLDTSIHGPQFDDILMMQRLYGDRYEKGLGNETMANATDLGTLTGDTTYKYGSDARKSEIEFGDIDFLSIDDDSDVDVFKFTLDEMTKITFKLSAVGMTYDRSAQPKFDGDVVAEYEFDAKKLSDLALEIIDEEGDRVALLDRYGLGGIERLYNKRLAEGDYFLRVMGANDNAQFYELSLQTVFIPEPSTLVAMGGLMLLARRRRGA from the coding sequence ATGAATATTGCAACTTTAAGCAAGCGGTGCTGTTATTTAGCCGCATTTTCTGTCGTTACAGGCGGGTTATCCATGGGCGCAGATCATATCGCGTTTGATGGTTTGGCGCCTTGGACAAAGACGATGACGGATGGGAATGTGTCGACGATAGGCACGCCGATCACGTTGACTTGGTCGATTGTTCCTGACAACACCACAACGGACGTCGATCAGGGCAACTTGTCTTATAGCAGTCAGTTGATTTCGACATTGGATGATGTTTATAAGGTTTCCTATGTCGACAAGCTGAAGCCGATCAGTGAGCGATCGTGGTTCTCGTTGTTCAGTAACGCGTTTGATCGTTGGGGTCAGGTATCGGGCTTATCGTTTGAATACCTGAATTACGATGATGGTGCGCGACATGGTGGTTGGGAGAGTGGCGGTCAGTTTAAAACGAACGATGGTAAATTAGGTGTTCGGGCTGACATGCGTATCGCGGGTGCACGGATTGACGGGCCATATAATACTTTGGCGTACAACTATTACCCTGAATACGGTGGTGATATGTTGATCGACCTTGATGATACGGATTGGGAAGATGACGCGTACTTTGAGAATGTGATTATTCACGAGATGGGTCATGGGTTTGGCTTGCCACACTTGCTCTCGGAAAGCTCGAACATGCTGATGGAGCCGTATTTGGACACATCGATCCACGGGCCACAGTTCGATGACATTCTGATGATGCAGCGTTTATATGGTGACCGTTACGAGAAGGGTCTCGGTAACGAGACGATGGCGAATGCGACGGATCTTGGCACGCTAACGGGCGACACGACTTACAAGTATGGTTCGGATGCTCGTAAATCTGAGATTGAATTTGGGGATATTGATTTCCTTTCAATTGATGATGATTCGGATGTAGATGTGTTCAAGTTCACGCTCGATGAGATGACGAAGATTACGTTTAAGCTTTCGGCTGTTGGAATGACTTATGATCGTAGTGCGCAACCAAAATTTGATGGTGATGTGGTTGCTGAATATGAATTTGACGCAAAGAAGCTGAGCGATTTAGCGCTTGAGATTATTGATGAAGAGGGCGATCGTGTAGCTTTGCTTGACCGTTATGGTTTGGGCGGCATTGAGCGTTTGTATAACAAGCGTTTGGCGGAAGGGGACTACTTCCTGCGTGTCATGGGAGCAAACGACAACGCTCAGTTCTATGAGTTGTCATTGCAAACAGTGTTCATTCCTGAGCCAAGTACATTAGTTGCGATGGGTGGGTTGATGTTGTTGGCGAGACGTCGCCGCGGTGCATGA
- a CDS encoding ArsR/SmtB family transcription factor has protein sequence MVTATSSQLDRTFAALADPTRRSIISCLSHGDCSVSELAEPHEMSLPAISKHLRVLEKAGLIEQQREGRVRRCVLHASPLKSAADWVEAYRIFWEAQFDSLEQLLEQQNNPDQNNDCENQS, from the coding sequence ATGGTGACAGCAACAAGCAGCCAACTTGATCGAACATTTGCCGCACTCGCGGACCCAACCCGCAGAAGCATCATCTCGTGTTTGTCACACGGTGACTGCTCTGTCAGTGAATTGGCAGAGCCTCATGAGATGTCGCTCCCCGCCATATCCAAACACCTCCGCGTGCTCGAAAAGGCCGGCCTCATCGAACAGCAGCGTGAAGGCCGTGTCCGCCGGTGCGTCCTTCACGCCTCACCCCTAAAATCCGCCGCCGATTGGGTCGAGGCATACCGAATCTTCTGGGAAGCGCAATTCGATTCACTCGAGCAATTACTCGAACAGCAAAATAATCCAGATCAAAACAATGACTGCGAGAATCAATCATGA
- a CDS encoding GGDEF domain-containing protein, with product MTTPSPPPTPSSDPSPADATPPDSFRFDEDLCHVNRSAPKVWNDASLRNKVTLIIIVSATAGAGIGILEMKFGHLTWPLFLALAFVISGLIAFARTWVVSPADQLITNILDICTNTSPRTIKRLPTERRDEIGQIARITQRLAVSAVKDAQEIAHLRRTLTQRIEHATRRACSQLENLASRDPLTELGNRRALDEQLDALYAAAKATRTDLLAVMIDMDNFKQINDLLGHDAGDELLVLLANILRGSIRHDDLPVRLGGDEFLILLPGCPLYRAQQLADNTRKLFVRQAKMSFSDSKLRATPNLSIGIASMNHDKAEHGDALLKIADGRLYKSKHSGKGVTTMPTNTQPHMTDDQVSNSKRFGNDDQENNRRVG from the coding sequence GTGACGACGCCATCCCCCCCGCCAACGCCCTCATCTGATCCATCCCCAGCAGATGCGACACCTCCCGACAGCTTTCGCTTCGACGAGGATCTCTGCCATGTAAACCGCTCTGCTCCAAAGGTTTGGAACGATGCATCACTGCGCAACAAGGTGACACTGATCATCATTGTCTCCGCCACCGCCGGGGCTGGCATCGGCATTCTTGAGATGAAATTCGGCCACCTAACCTGGCCTCTCTTTCTCGCATTAGCATTTGTCATTTCAGGACTTATCGCCTTTGCCCGTACATGGGTTGTCTCTCCAGCCGACCAACTCATCACCAATATCCTCGATATCTGTACCAACACCTCCCCCCGCACCATTAAACGTCTACCAACCGAACGCCGCGATGAGATCGGCCAAATAGCCCGTATCACCCAACGCCTTGCCGTGTCAGCAGTTAAAGATGCACAAGAGATCGCGCATCTCCGCCGCACACTCACCCAGCGCATTGAACACGCCACCCGACGCGCGTGTTCGCAGCTCGAAAACCTCGCCAGCCGCGATCCACTCACCGAGCTAGGCAACCGGCGCGCTCTCGATGAGCAACTCGACGCGTTATATGCCGCCGCCAAAGCAACCCGAACCGACCTGCTTGCGGTCATGATCGATATGGACAACTTCAAGCAGATAAACGACTTACTGGGTCATGATGCGGGTGATGAGTTGCTTGTTCTGCTTGCAAACATTCTCCGCGGCTCGATCCGACATGACGATTTGCCTGTCCGACTCGGCGGCGATGAGTTCCTGATCCTCCTCCCGGGTTGCCCGCTCTACCGTGCGCAACAACTCGCGGATAACACACGAAAATTATTCGTGCGGCAAGCGAAGATGTCGTTCAGTGATTCGAAGTTACGTGCGACGCCTAACTTATCGATAGGCATTGCTTCGATGAATCACGATAAGGCGGAGCATGGCGATGCGCTACTAAAAATCGCGGATGGACGGCTATACAAATCAAAACACTCGGGCAAAGGTGTAACGACTATGCCAACGAATACTCAGCCGCACATGACGGATGATCAAGTCAGTAATTCAAAACGTTTTGGAAATGATGATCAAGAAAACAATCGGCGCGTGGGTTAA